The following proteins come from a genomic window of Legionella cherrii:
- a CDS encoding autotransporter assembly complex protein TamA produces MKKLIYLILLITCFALFAQSNDSVSITIYGVSGKVEANVEKRLNELQKLKPLAEFSLDELQEHVIQAVQPFGYFKAEVKLQRPTTHQLTVIIHPGPQVMISRLKIELLGEGSHNPMLRDAIKNIPIAPGSPLFTEQYEQTKLKLLDTAENQGYMRAGFKKSEILIDEENYTAEITLILDTGPLFYFGQVQFNPTYINPALLHRFVPFQPGQVYSGDKVLQLNNDLSNSGYFSSVLVKPQITENPTVPVQIYTEPVSKYSYTLGAGYGTDTGVRGRAALHVIPVNRQGHKFNLMAQGSFVQNALQAQYIIPGKNPIQDQYTLTGNFSNLNYSAGYSNSFLISLAQQHRITNYQRTLSINSLYEGFHYAFQQNTKQFLLYPKASITWSKTQDLLFSPSGYNVTINGLAANQILLSTINFAQASLDMKAAMRIEPLRLRLYGHAIQGFTAINNINQQPLSLALLLGGTDNLKAFSFNSIGPSRIISYAGFEIQKETKKNWYLIAFYDAGAIYNPNPLKSYYDAGGGLMWVSPIGPIKVGLAQAINGRWQRDSNGPRLVISMGPDL; encoded by the coding sequence GTGAAAAAACTCATTTATCTGATACTTCTCATTACCTGTTTTGCATTATTTGCTCAAAGCAATGATTCAGTATCAATCACAATTTATGGAGTTTCTGGAAAAGTCGAAGCGAATGTTGAAAAACGTTTGAATGAATTACAAAAATTAAAACCCCTTGCCGAATTCAGCTTAGATGAGTTACAAGAACATGTCATTCAGGCAGTTCAACCTTTTGGTTATTTTAAAGCGGAAGTGAAACTACAAAGACCTACCACTCATCAGTTGACTGTTATTATTCATCCTGGTCCACAAGTCATGATTTCGCGACTCAAAATTGAACTGCTCGGCGAAGGTTCGCATAACCCCATGTTGCGGGATGCAATAAAAAATATACCGATCGCACCAGGATCCCCTCTTTTTACTGAACAATACGAGCAAACCAAATTAAAACTGCTTGATACGGCAGAAAACCAAGGTTATATGCGTGCAGGCTTTAAAAAAAGTGAAATTTTAATTGATGAAGAGAACTATACAGCAGAAATCACCCTAATTCTTGACACGGGCCCTCTTTTTTATTTTGGGCAAGTGCAATTTAATCCTACATACATTAACCCAGCCTTATTGCACCGTTTTGTTCCTTTTCAACCTGGACAAGTCTATTCTGGTGATAAAGTGCTCCAGTTAAATAATGATTTATCAAATAGCGGATATTTTAGTTCGGTACTTGTAAAGCCGCAAATTACAGAAAACCCAACAGTACCTGTACAAATCTATACCGAGCCGGTATCTAAATACTCTTATACTCTTGGTGCGGGTTATGGTACAGATACGGGTGTTCGGGGTCGTGCTGCTTTACATGTAATACCCGTCAATCGCCAGGGACATAAATTCAATCTCATGGCTCAAGGTTCTTTTGTGCAAAACGCATTACAAGCTCAGTATATTATTCCTGGAAAAAACCCCATTCAGGATCAATACACACTGACAGGCAATTTTTCAAATTTAAACTACAGCGCGGGATACAGTAATTCGTTTCTTATCTCACTTGCCCAGCAACATCGAATAACCAATTATCAACGTACTTTATCAATAAACTCGCTTTACGAAGGATTTCATTACGCATTTCAACAAAATACAAAACAATTTTTACTCTATCCCAAGGCAAGTATTACATGGAGCAAAACTCAAGACCTCCTCTTCTCACCCTCCGGATATAACGTCACCATTAATGGTCTTGCTGCCAATCAAATCCTTTTATCGACCATTAATTTTGCTCAAGCCTCATTAGACATGAAAGCTGCAATGCGAATCGAACCACTCCGTTTACGCCTTTACGGACATGCAATTCAAGGATTTACTGCAATTAATAATATTAACCAGCAGCCTTTATCACTTGCATTACTTTTAGGAGGAACGGATAATTTAAAAGCATTTAGTTTTAATTCAATAGGTCCAAGCAGAATAATAAGTTATGCTGGTTTTGAAATTCAAAAAGAAACCAAAAAAAATTGGTACTTGATTGCATTTTATGATGCAGGAGCGATTTACAATCCAAATCCTCTTAAAAGTTATTATGATGCAGGTGGTGGTTTAATGTGGGTTTCACCTATAGGTCCAATTAAAGTAGGATTAGCACAGGCAATTAACGGCCGATGGCAGCGTGATAGCAATGGCCCACGTTTGGTGATCAGCATGGGACCCGACTTATGA